A single Atopobiaceae bacterium DNA region contains:
- a CDS encoding transglutaminase family protein, producing the protein MNKLRFSYQTELDFSEAVSGHRFQLRCLPPDLPQQRICDLELEISPACEPGHETDSFHNPVLIGSIDEPHETFSYKVSGLAFVDQHLIRTSPYKPLYRFQSDYTRQGPALAALTEEVRESILASGGKVSSPVERATFAMHAVHERLAYVPGSTTVETCAEEALAGGSGVCQDFAQVTISVCRGLGLLAKYVAGIYTAEGATHAWIEVYQGGRWHPLDPTNDCAVGDSYVKISNGRDYGDCLLSIGVFNGSAEQSQTVHARVDELACAEQ; encoded by the coding sequence GTGAACAAGCTGCGCTTCTCCTACCAGACGGAGCTCGACTTCTCGGAGGCCGTCTCAGGCCACCGCTTCCAACTGCGCTGCCTGCCGCCCGACCTGCCCCAGCAGCGCATCTGCGACCTCGAGCTCGAGATCTCGCCTGCCTGCGAGCCGGGCCACGAGACGGACAGCTTCCATAACCCCGTGCTCATAGGGTCGATCGACGAGCCTCACGAGACCTTCTCGTACAAGGTGTCAGGGCTTGCCTTCGTCGACCAGCACCTCATACGGACGTCACCCTACAAGCCGCTCTATCGGTTCCAGAGCGACTACACCCGACAAGGGCCGGCGCTCGCCGCCCTCACCGAGGAGGTACGCGAGTCCATCCTGGCATCCGGCGGCAAGGTGAGCTCGCCGGTGGAGCGCGCGACCTTCGCGATGCATGCCGTGCACGAGCGGCTCGCCTACGTGCCGGGCTCGACCACCGTGGAGACGTGCGCCGAGGAGGCCCTCGCCGGAGGGTCTGGCGTCTGCCAGGACTTCGCCCAGGTGACGATATCCGTCTGCCGTGGGCTCGGGCTTCTCGCGAAGTACGTCGCGGGCATCTACACCGCCGAGGGGGCCACGCACGCCTGGATCGAGGTCTATCAAGGCGGGCGCTGGCACCCGCTCGACCCCACCAACGACTGCGCGGTGGGAGACTCGTACGTCAAGATCTCGAACGGGCGGGACTACGGCGACTGCCTGCTGTCGATAGGCGTCTTCAACGGGAGTGCCGAGCAGTCCCAGACCGTGCACGCCCGCGTGGACGAGCTGGCATGCGCCGAGCAGTAG
- a CDS encoding alpha-E domain-containing protein produces MGPITLSKADEMLWLGRYTERVYTTLREFFETYDGNVDLEVKDFSEFCAACDMPVSPHARVDEFLYDFLYDRENPVSMCAAMRAAFGDAMLLRPELGTETISYVELALINLRRSKEPGLRLVQHRSVGDDILAFWGSIENGCGDRSVKALVFVGKYVERIELLSRFGKPDRELAGAVDKLALYLSFVESPECLPIAQVLEELATRVCERGYGVPLGDRIRGLIQEPAA; encoded by the coding sequence ATGGGTCCTATCACGCTGAGCAAGGCCGACGAGATGCTCTGGCTCGGTCGCTACACGGAGCGGGTCTACACCACGCTCCGGGAGTTCTTCGAGACCTACGATGGCAACGTCGACCTCGAGGTCAAGGACTTCTCGGAGTTCTGCGCCGCATGCGACATGCCCGTCTCGCCACACGCGAGGGTCGACGAGTTCCTGTACGACTTCCTCTATGACCGCGAGAACCCCGTCTCGATGTGCGCCGCCATGCGGGCCGCCTTCGGCGATGCGATGCTGCTGCGCCCCGAGCTGGGGACCGAGACGATCTCATACGTGGAGCTCGCCCTCATCAACCTCAGGCGCTCCAAGGAGCCCGGCCTGAGGCTCGTGCAGCATCGCTCCGTGGGAGACGACATCCTCGCCTTCTGGGGGTCGATCGAGAACGGCTGCGGCGACCGGTCCGTGAAGGCCCTCGTCTTCGTAGGCAAGTACGTGGAGAGGATCGAGCTGCTCAGCCGCTTCGGCAAGCCCGACCGCGAGCTTGCGGGCGCCGTGGACAAGCTCGCGCTCTATCTCTCGTTCGTGGAGAGCCCCGAGTGTCTGCCGATCGCTCAGGTCCTCGAGGAGCTCGCGACGCGGGTCTGCGAGCGCGGCTACGGCGTGCCCCTGGGCGACAGGATACGGGGACTCATACAGGAGCCGGCGGCGTGA